From Poecile atricapillus isolate bPoeAtr1 chromosome Z, bPoeAtr1.hap1, whole genome shotgun sequence, one genomic window encodes:
- the LOC131572669 gene encoding extracellular matrix organizing protein FRAS1-like, translated as MTELIDVCGGSVTADFQVRDSAQSFLTGHVPLSVSYICVTAPRGWASLEHRTEMEFSFFYDTVLWRTGIQTDSVLSARLQIIPIYIREDGRLVSEFKTQAKFRALFVMEHHSLPDVRSSLRTPEHLGGIEFDLQLLWSAQTFDSPYQLWRATSSYSRKDYSGEYTMFLIPCTVQPTQPWAEPGAKPLPCTAHAPERFLILITFQQTSRPVPVVYSQNTEFQICNDEKVFLMDPTKSERSLAEMDYKGAFSKGRIHLSSSAWHVLWHPEQNLNAAYKLQLEKVNLCTGRDGYVPFFDPTGTVYNEGPRYGCIQPNKYLKHRFLLLDQNQPEVRDKYFHDVPFDAHFASQLSEFHSVSNMPGVDGFTLKVDAPLQGM; from the exons ATGACCGAGTTAATTGATGTCTGTGGGGGCTCTGTCACCGCTGACTTCCAG GTAAGGGACTCTGCCCAGTCCTTCCTGACAGGCCATGTCCCTCTCTCCGTGTCCTACATCTGTGTGACGGCACCGAGGGGCTGGGCTTCCCTGGAGCACCGCACCGAGATGGAGTTCTCCTTCTTCTACGACACCGTTCTCTGGAGGACAG GGATCCAGACGGACAGCGTTCTCTCGGCCCGCCTGCAGATAATCCCCATCTACATCCGCGAGGACGGACGGCTGGTCAGCGAGTTCAAGACGCAGGCCAAGTTCAGAG CGCTGTTTGTCATGGAGCACCACAGCCTGCCAGATGTCAGGTCCTCTTTGAGAACTCCAGAGCACCTGGGAGGCATCGAATttgacctgcagctgctgtggagtgCTCAGACTTTTGATTCTCCCTACCAGCTCTGGAGAGCAACCAGCTCCTACAGcag GAAGGATTACTCTGGAGAATACACCATGTTCCTGATCCCCTGCACGGTGCAGCCCACGCAGccgtgggcagagcctggagccaagcccctgccctgcacGGCTCACGCTCCCGAGCG GTTTTTGATCCTGATCACCTTCCAGCAGACAAGCCGCCCAGTTCCAGTTGTTTACTCCCAGAACACAGAGTTTCAGATCTGTAACGACGagaaggtttttttaatggacCCCACCAAATCGGAAAGGTCTCTGGCAGAAATGGATTACAAGGGGGCTTTTTCCAAGGGTAGGATTCACCTCTCCTCTTCTGCCT GGCACGTGCTCTGGCACCCGGAACAAAACCTCAACGCTGCTTacaagctgcagctggagaaggtcaacctgtgcacaggcagggatggctACGTGCCCTTCTTCGACCCCACGGGTACCGTCTACAACGAGGGGCCCCGGTACGGCTGCATCCAGCCCAACAAGTACCTGAAACACCGATTCCTCCTCCTG GACCAAAACCAGCCAGAAGTGAGGGATAAGTATTTCCACGATGTGCCTTTTGATGCCCACTTTGCTTCCCAGCTGTCCGAGTTCCACTCGGTGAGCAACATGCCCGGAGTTGATGGATTTACTCTCAAGGTGGATGCTCCTCTACAAGGTATGTAG